CGCCGATGAAAGAAGCGCGATCGAGAATGCGGTCAGTGCGCTGAAAGACGCCGTTAAAGGTGACGACAAGGCTGAGATCGAAGCGAAAACCAATGCCTTGACCGAACTTTCAGGTAAGCTGGCTGAGCGCGTTTATGCTCAGAAAGCTGGCGCTGCAGGCGGCGAGTCTGCCGGGGCGGGCGCTTCTGAACAGCATGCTGCTGATGAAGGCGTTGTCGATGCCGAGTTTGAAGAAGTCAAGGACGACAAAAAGTAATTAAAACATAGTTCATGCCGCGCCTTTAACGGCGCGGTTACTGATAACTTTATGGCAATGCTTGCACTCCTGAGTAAGTCCTCGGGAATGAATTTAAGCGAAACAAGACGAAACTAACGATTGGAACATGGCAAAAGAAGACTTTTATAAGCTTCTCGGTGTAGAAAGAAACGCCAGTGATGCAGAGATTAAGAAAAGCTATCGCCGCCTGGCGATGAAGTATCATCCTGATAGAAACAAAGACAATCAGGCTGAGGCTGAAGCGAAATTCAAGCAGATTAAGGAAGCTTACGAAGTTTTATCGGATCCTAAAAAACGCTCCGCTTATGATCAATTCGGTCATGCCGGCGTTGATCCATCCATGGGCGGCGGGCGCGGCGGTTTCGGCGCCGAAAGCTTCAGCGATATTTTCGGTGATGTGTTTGGCGATATTTTTGGCGGTGGAGGAAGGGCGCGCAGCTCCGTGCAGCGTGGCGCAGACCTGCGTTATAACCTCGAATTGACGCTGGAAGAAGCTGTCGCTGGAACCGAGGCTAAAATTCGGGTACCGGTACTGGTCGTTTGCAGTGAATGTAGCGGTTCGGGCGCCAAGAAGGGCTCCAGTCCGGTTATCTGCTCGACCTGTCATGGGCATGGGCAGGTCAGAATGCAGCAGGGCTTCTTCTCCGTTCAGCAGACCTGTCCGACTTGCCGCGGTACGGGCAAGCAGATTAAGGATCCTTGCGGCAAATGTTATGGCCAGGGCCGGGTTCAGGAAACCAAAACCTTGTCCGTCAAGGTGCCTGCGGGCGTCGATACCGGCGATCGTATTCGTTTGGCTGGAGAAGGTGAAGCCGGAGAGCGCGGCGGGCCGGCCGGTGATCTGTATGTGCAGGTTCAGGTAAAAGAACATGAGATTTTCACACGTGATGGCGCCAATCTTTACTGTGAGGTGCCGATCAGCTTTCCTACGGCCTGTCTGGGTGGGGAGATAGAAGTACCGACGCTCGATGGCAAAGTGATGCTCAAAATTCCTGCCGAAACGCAAACCGGAAAATTATTCAGACTGCGCGGCAAAGGCGTCAAGCCGGTACGCGGCGGCGCGATAGGCGATTTGCTGTGCCGGGTACAGATTGAAACGCCGGTTCACTTGACCAAAGAGCAGAAAGAGCTGATTCAGCAGTTGGGTGATTCACTGTCAGGCGGCGGCAAGCATCACAGTCCTCAGGAACATTCATGGACTGATGGCGTAAAAAGTTTCTTTGATAAATTGACAGGATAAGCACCATGATTCGTATTGCTATAGTAGGCGCGACAGGACGGATGGGGCTTTGCCTGATCAAGGCGGCGGCACTGGCTGAAAGGGCCGAGCTTTCCGCGGCAGTCTCTCGGCCTGAAAGTCTTGCAGTAGGGAAGGATGCGGGCGAGTTGGCGGGTATTAGTGCCGTTGGCATTAAAGTCGTCGATAATCTGGCGTCTGTTATCGAGCAGTTCGACGTACTGATCGATTTTACTCGTCCCGATGCTTCCATGGAATATATCGATATTTGCCGCCAGGCTGGCAAAAAAATCGTCATCGGAACGACCGGGTACAGTGATGTGCAAAAAGCCCGGATTGCTGAGGCTGCCAAAGAAGTGGCGATAGTGCTGGCGCCCAATATGAGTGTCGGCGTCAA
This is a stretch of genomic DNA from Methylobacter sp. YRD-M1. It encodes these proteins:
- the dnaJ gene encoding molecular chaperone DnaJ — protein: MAKEDFYKLLGVERNASDAEIKKSYRRLAMKYHPDRNKDNQAEAEAKFKQIKEAYEVLSDPKKRSAYDQFGHAGVDPSMGGGRGGFGAESFSDIFGDVFGDIFGGGGRARSSVQRGADLRYNLELTLEEAVAGTEAKIRVPVLVVCSECSGSGAKKGSSPVICSTCHGHGQVRMQQGFFSVQQTCPTCRGTGKQIKDPCGKCYGQGRVQETKTLSVKVPAGVDTGDRIRLAGEGEAGERGGPAGDLYVQVQVKEHEIFTRDGANLYCEVPISFPTACLGGEIEVPTLDGKVMLKIPAETQTGKLFRLRGKGVKPVRGGAIGDLLCRVQIETPVHLTKEQKELIQQLGDSLSGGGKHHSPQEHSWTDGVKSFFDKLTG